A genomic stretch from Podospora pseudoanserina strain CBS 124.78 chromosome 3, whole genome shotgun sequence includes:
- a CDS encoding hypothetical protein (EggNog:ENOG503NZ40; COG:S), with product MSSGGGKTGPPPKQGQGPFSGVAPSSQAILLDKLGRRSTPDSEALASSDDEPEAFRQDNIPPTVQPPKPMRRASWLNDTTQQQPLRQRKESFASSSMSPTTSHPSTPAADPGASVWGASAGVLGRNHSGSGTFTWGNTGIWNTDRKEPPSRLTEVLPSPTSAAPPGGTASSFFGNDFTQTSPGPRETPNSQLPFPIPLHPTPKTYRSQSYSVGQLEPSESAMTAGVPSTIGSRVRPMGHSGLQHRPSRPSMLSEMANDSSLGKVNEDDDDDSTGSLQGSQHQEQAKTIEMLTRENIMLRQQQQFQNQARLRPRASTSSWGLGNGYFTQEPVPEESDYAIDEHDEANDGSEMAARRSLARRMSEYGPGTLRTPYLIENRKLENVKKGIWQSSLGFGGLGEPPQSRRHSFADVPTRQASISSISEAALEQASQDLSHSQEFPSAYNDNANFNTGNQVPSYFLSGNAASPAQQGLGQTGPYHNQYASPYGGMPGAYANRPISPHRGMYGVTQPRHTQSLYIVLFKCSRADVFYIQEGTGLSVKPGDLVIVEADRGTDLGTVAKDNVDWQTAKEYKEHYAEEQYRWLMMYSQNATSQDGAGAGLMAASNGLQGSAVGGMGPPSQNHMQEPNSGELKPKLIRRLAQPYEIQGLREKEGQEAKAKRVCQQKVKEHGLNMEILDAEFQGLEEAHILLLCRLIHQLQLSRHRPFQNLQNSHLDVGHQSGIFREPVPWSSGSERYWSWSGREPGPGDCRKTSGQPTRRPERLLGARSSRSSCTPGIYHAVRRTCSGSQPELPRNKLSIQPLFRLCEPGCSCWSHAVRARLGSGCGCLCERFSSRRRLCRSRTISTTPIHHTRSPGSSSAGSGTPGRLGWLFPGTLSQLSLGRFRRLCFTTATPLYLYLLALRFDFPAR from the exons GCCCGAGGCCTTCCGCCAGGACAACATCCCGCCCACTGTTCAACCCCCGAAACCGATGcgtcgagcttcttggttGAACGATACTacgcagcagcaaccgtTGCGCCAGAGAAAAGAGTCTTTTGCCAGTAGCTCAATGTCTCCGACAACCTCTCACCCGAGCACACCTGCCGCTGACCCAGGTGCTTCTGTCTGGGGAGCCTCTGCCGGAGTGCTTGGGAGAAACCATTCGGGGAGTGGCACGTTTACTTGGGGAAACACTGGTATCTGGAATACCGATCGAAAGGAACCTCCTTCGCGCTTGACTGAGGTGCTTCCCTCTCCGACTTCAGCAGCGCCCCCCGGAGGTACAGCAAGCTCCTTCTTTGGCAATGATTTCACACAAACCTCGCCCGGCCCTCGAGAGACACCCAACTCTCAGCTCCCGTTCCCGATTCCTCTGCACCCTACCCCGAAGACGTACCGATCCCAGTCGTATTCCGTAGGCCAGCTTGAGCCTTCTGAATCGGCCATGACCGCCGGTGTTCCTTCCACTATTGGTTCTCGAGTCCGGCCGATGGGCCATTCTGGCCTTCAGCACCGTCCTTCTCGGCCTAGCATGTTGAGCGAGATGGCAAACGATTCGTCGCTCGGAAAGGTgaacgaggatgatgatgacgacagTACCGGTTCCCTGCAGGGAAGCCAGCATCAGGAGCAGGCCAAGACGATCGAAATGCTCACCCGGGAGAACATAATGCtgcggcaacagcagcaattCCAGAACCAAGCACGGCTGAGACCTAGGGCCTCTACCTCATCCTGGGGGTTGGGCAATGGCTACTTTACACAGGAGCCGGTTCCAGAGGAATCCGACTACGCCATTGATGAGCACGATGAAGCTAATGATGGCTCTGAGATGGCAGCCAGAAGGAGCCTTGCACGACGGATGAGCGAGTACGGACCGGGGACTCTTCGGACTCCCTACCTGATTGAAAACAGGAAGCTGGAGAATGTCAAGAAGGGCATCTGGCAGAGCTCACTTGGGTTCGGCGGTCTGGGAGAACCTCCTCAAAGCAGACGTCACTCTTTTGCCGATGTGCCGACCCGTCAGGCTTCCATCAGCTCGATCAGTGAAGCGGCGCTTGAGCAGGCATCTCAGGACCTTTCTCATTCGCAAGAGTTTCCGTCTGCGTATAATGACAATGCCAACTTCAATACTGGCAATCAAG TCCCATCTTACTTCTTGTCTGGAAACGCCGCAAGTCCTGCACAGCAAGGTCTCGGACAGACGGGACCGTATCACAACCAGTATGCATCTCCGTACGGCGGAATGCCTGGTGCGTACGCCAACAGGCCCATCTCACCGCATCGGGGCATGTACGGCGTGACACAACCCCGGCATACCCAGTCACTCTACATCGTCCTGTTCAAGTGCTCCAGAGCCGATGTTTTCTACATTCAGGAAGGCACCGGTCTCAGCGTCAAGCCTGGTGACCTGGTAATTGTCGAGGCTGATCGTGGTACGGATCTGGGCACCGTCGCCAAAGACAATGTAGACTGGCAGACGGCCAAGGAATACAAGGAGCATTATGCTGAGGAGCAATACCGATGGCTCATGATGTACTCACAAAACGCCACCTCACAGGACGGGGCTGGTGCTGGTCTCATGGCCGCTTCCAACGGCCTCCAGGGCAGCGCTGTGGGCGGCATGGGCCCCCCGAGCCAGAATCATATGCAGGAGCCTAACTCGGGTGAGTTGAAACCAAAGCTTATCAGGCGGCTCGCGCAACCCTATGAGATTCAGGGACTGcgtgagaaggagggacaggaggccaaggccaagcgTGTTTGCCAGCAGAAAGTAAAAGAGCACGGCCTTAACATGGAGATTCTGGATGCAGAGTTTCAA GGACTGGAAGAAGCTCACATTCTACTACTTTGCCGACTCATACATCAACTTCAACTCTCTCGTCACAGACCTTTTCAAAATCTACAAAACTCGCATCTGGATGTCGGCCATCAATCCGGCATCTTTCGCGAGCCCGTCCCTTGGTCTTCCGGCTCCGAGCGGTATTGGTCCTGGAGCGGTCGTGAACCGGGGCCTGGCGACTGCAGGAAGACGTCAGGACaaccaacaagaaggccaGAACGCCTTCTCGGCGCCCGGTCAAGCCGATCGAGCTGTACGCCCGGCATTTACCATGCCGTTCGCCGAACGTGCAGTGGCTCCCAACCAGAACTACCCCGCAACAAACTTTCCATACAACCCCTATTCCGCCTTTGCGAACCCGGCTGCTCGTGCTGGAGCCATGCCGTACGCGCCCGGCTTGGTTCAGGGTGTGGATGCCTATGCGAACGCTTTTCCTCAAGGAGGCGACTTTGCCGGTCGCGGACgatttccaccaccccaatcCACCACACCAGGAGCCCAGGATCAAGCAGTGCCGGCTCTGGGACCCCAGGCAGATTGGGTTGGCTCTTTCCAGGGACTCTCTCTCAACTCTCGCTAGGACGGTTTCGACGTTTGTGCTTTACAACAGCTACGCCTTTGTACTTGTATTTACTTGCGCTGCGTTTCGATTTCCCAGCGCGTTAA